From Vigna unguiculata cultivar IT97K-499-35 chromosome 5, ASM411807v1, whole genome shotgun sequence, the proteins below share one genomic window:
- the LOC114185740 gene encoding probable terpene synthase 11, which yields MVVAEARVVSLTTSLSSHTSRSFIHHPPCILSLQTSPPHIMKQNKLSIKSVAFRDKVSTETDPGTKKLEQVKRTCQETLLKSSDPTKTLKIIDMIQRLGIGHHFEEEIDVKLGKVGDWDFSQDLFSTALQFRLLRHNGRHASSDVFKKFLDNNGNFKESITNDIWGMLSMYEASYLGAEDEQVLQQAMDFSSAHLQQSLPLLSPDVGNHVARALTLPRHLRMSRLEARNYIEEYSQVRSQMPYLLEMAKIDNAMVQSMHQKELADISRWWNDLGLVERLGFARDKPAECFLWTVGVFPEPCYSNCRIELAKTICILLVMDDIFDTYGTLDELVLFTEAIKRWDLDAMEQLPEYMKISYLALYNTTQEIACRIQMEHGQTVLSCLKRTWIDIFEAFLKEAKWFSNKYVPTFQEYLANGVISSGSYMALVHATFLIGDGISNKTISMMNPYPRLFSCSGEILRLWDDLGTSREEQERGDNACSLQCLMKENNISDESVARKHIRGFIRNLWPELNSLALTTTSLPFSVIKASLNMARTAQVIYQHGDDQNTFTVDDYVQTLLFTPTLNN from the exons GTGTCTACTGAAACTGATCCTGGGACAAAAAAACTGGAGCAAGTTAAGAGAACCTGCCAAGAGACACTGTTAAAGTCGAGTGATCCAACAAAAACATTGAAGATAATTGACATGATTCAAAGGTTAGGAATTGGGCACCATTTTGAGGAAGAGATCGATGTAAAACTTGGAAAGGTAGGGGATTGGGATTTTTCTCAAGACCTCTTTTCCACAGCTCTTCAATTTCGACTACTCAGACATAATGGCCGCCATGCTTCTTCTG ATGTTTTCAAGAAATTTTTGGACAACAATGGGAACTTCAAGGAATCAATTACCAATGACATTTGGGGGATGTTAAGTATGTATGAGGCATCATATTTAGGTGCAGAAGATGAACAAGTGTTGCAACAGGCCATGGATTTCTCCAGTGCTCATCTGCAACAATCACTCCCACTTCTAAGTCCTGATGTAGGGAATCACGTTGCCAGAGCCTTAACACTTCCGAGACACCTACGAATGAGTAGGTTAGAAGCTAGAAACTACATCGAAGAATATAGCCAAGTGAGAAGCCAGATGCCATATCTTCTGGAAATGGCAAAGATAGACAATGCCATGGTTCAATCAATGCACCAAAAAGAATTAGCAGATATCTCTAG GTGGTGGAATGACTTGGGACTAGTTGAGAGGCTTGGTTTTGCAAGAGATAAACCAGCAGAGTGCTTTCTGTGGACAGTGGGGGTATTCCCAGAACCGTGTTATTCAAATTGTCGCATTGAACTTGCAAAAACCATTTGTATTTTGCTAGTTATGGATGATATTTTCGACACTTATGGCACATTGGATGAACTCGTTCTTTTTACCGAGGCAATCAAGAG GTGGGATCTTGATGCGATGGAACAGTTGCCTGAATATATGAAGATAAGCTATTTGGCGTTGTATAACACCACCCAAGAAATTGCATGTAGAATTCAAATGGAGCACGGACAAACCGTTCTTTCTTGCTTGAAAAGAACT TGGATAGACATATTTGAAGCTTTTCTGAAAGAAGCCAAATGGTTCAGCAACAAATATGTGCCAACTTTTCAGGAATATTTGGCTAATGGGGTGATTTCTTCAGGATCATACATGGCATTGGTGCATGCAACTTTTCTCATTGGGGATGGTATCTCAAACAAAACCATTTCCATGATGAACCCATATCCAAGACTTTTCTCATGCTCAGGGGAAATTCTTAGGCTTTGGGATGACTTAGGAACCTCAAgg GAGGAACAAGAAAGAGGAGATAATGCTTGCAGCTTACAGTGTttgatgaaagaaaataatatttcagaTGAAAGTGTTGCCAGAAAACATATAAGAGGATTCATTAGGAACTTATGGCCAGAGTTAAATAGTCTTGCTTTGACCACAACCTCTTTGCCTTTCTCAGTTATAAAGGCTTCTCTTAACATGGCTAGAACTGCTCAGGTAATTTATCAGCATGGAGATGATCAGAACACATTCACAGTTGATGATTATGTCCAAACATTACTCTTTACACCAACTCTCAACAATTGA